One genomic region from Streptomyces sp. NBC_01304 encodes:
- a CDS encoding intradiol ring-cleavage dioxygenase has product MSEETSQGPAHKRELTRRKVVVAGGAAVAAVGVGGTLAVTASAGETGAGGGKGGDGEACYRLTSQTTEGPYYIDADKIRKDITEDREGIPLTLRLKVIDSDTCKPLRGAAVDIWHCDALGIYSGYESLSTGGGPGGGTPPSGTPSGEPPTDAPSGTPTGSPPPGGGGGGHEEPTDDERYLRGTRLTDRHGFVEFETIFPGWYRGRCVHVHTKVHVGGKMTDSGYEGGNTCHTGQFFFAEEAVLAAAEVEPYATSTTERTTLTEDTIYDGSGVQGGLLKLKYRRKDIARGAIGTITMGVDPDETHTGTD; this is encoded by the coding sequence ATGAGTGAAGAGACCAGCCAAGGACCGGCACACAAGCGGGAGTTGACGCGGCGCAAGGTCGTGGTCGCGGGCGGTGCCGCGGTCGCCGCCGTCGGTGTCGGCGGCACCCTGGCCGTCACGGCGTCCGCCGGGGAGACGGGCGCCGGAGGCGGCAAGGGCGGCGACGGGGAGGCCTGTTACCGGCTCACCTCCCAGACCACCGAGGGCCCCTACTACATCGACGCCGACAAGATCCGCAAGGACATCACCGAGGACAGGGAAGGCATACCGCTGACCCTGCGCCTCAAGGTGATCGACTCCGACACCTGCAAGCCGCTGCGGGGCGCCGCCGTCGACATCTGGCACTGCGACGCACTCGGCATCTACTCGGGCTACGAGTCGCTGTCGACCGGCGGCGGCCCCGGCGGCGGCACGCCCCCGAGCGGCACCCCGTCCGGCGAACCCCCGACCGACGCGCCCTCCGGGACGCCGACGGGCTCTCCCCCGCCCGGCGGCGGCGGTGGCGGCCACGAGGAGCCCACCGACGACGAGCGCTACCTGCGCGGCACCCGGCTCACCGACCGGCACGGCTTCGTGGAGTTCGAGACGATCTTCCCCGGCTGGTACCGCGGCCGCTGCGTGCACGTCCACACCAAGGTGCACGTCGGCGGCAAGATGACCGACTCCGGCTACGAGGGCGGCAACACCTGCCACACCGGCCAGTTCTTCTTCGCCGAGGAGGCCGTGCTCGCGGCGGCGGAGGTCGAGCCGTACGCGACGTCGACGACGGAACGTACGACCCTGACCGAGGACACGATCTACGACGGGAGCGGCGTGCAGGGCGGCCTGCTCAAGCTCAAGTACCGGCGCAAGGACATCGCCAGGGGCGCCATCGGGACGATCACGATGGGCGTCGACCCGGACGAGACCCACACGGGTACGGATTGA
- a CDS encoding TetR/AcrR family transcriptional regulator translates to MSPDPIADERDEFGIPIVPAVSNVSQRKRESIVEAATDEFLTQGYAAASVDTIASRAGVSKPTVYKHFGNKERLFLAVIAGCLPKTYADLKPLNSHIAEAPDLRAALIELSSEWARILLSDDIMRLRRLCIGEVSRFPQLGDLWYRVSYDMNNGPLIKAFTELDARGELDAPDPVLAVQQLVAVSLGVPQLVKTFRPDAEFEAEELTRVITSGVDTFLARYAPGRTSAS, encoded by the coding sequence ATGAGCCCCGACCCCATCGCCGACGAGCGGGACGAGTTCGGCATCCCGATCGTCCCCGCCGTCTCGAACGTGTCGCAGCGCAAGCGGGAGTCCATCGTCGAGGCCGCGACCGACGAATTCCTCACCCAGGGGTACGCGGCCGCCTCGGTGGACACCATCGCCTCGCGCGCGGGCGTCTCCAAGCCGACGGTCTACAAGCACTTCGGCAACAAGGAGCGGCTCTTCCTCGCCGTCATCGCCGGCTGTCTGCCGAAGACGTACGCGGACCTCAAGCCGCTCAACTCCCATATCGCCGAAGCCCCGGACCTGCGCGCCGCCCTCATCGAGCTCAGCAGCGAGTGGGCCCGGATCCTGCTGAGCGACGACATCATGCGCCTGCGCCGCCTGTGCATCGGCGAGGTCAGCCGCTTTCCGCAGCTCGGCGACCTCTGGTACCGGGTCAGCTACGACATGAACAACGGCCCGCTGATCAAGGCCTTCACCGAGCTCGACGCGCGCGGCGAGCTCGACGCCCCCGATCCGGTGCTCGCCGTGCAGCAGCTGGTCGCCGTCAGCCTCGGCGTCCCTCAGCTGGTCAAGACCTTCCGGCCGGACGCGGAGTTCGAGGCCGAGGAGCTGACCCGGGTGATCACTTCGGGGGTCGACACCTTTCTGGCCCGGTATGCCCCAGGACGCACCTCCGCATCCTGA